A genome region from Arachis duranensis cultivar V14167 chromosome 8, aradu.V14167.gnm2.J7QH, whole genome shotgun sequence includes the following:
- the LOC110274832 gene encoding protein FAR1-RELATED SEQUENCE 5-like, with protein sequence MSMDQAICEEALYITIYDDSDHYNSCNVNVPSLSEDDTQHVNKFSFNCLLVGERSINVVQLEDDVMAVNHELSDHTEIPIEEILYVGLRVVSLQRAQEFYSNYVEKVSFVTRIRNTNFDKTRKESKIPINQLLHCSHEGYRESRVKVATRIKRIITARCKARMYMILDRKKDNWMVSKLKLKNTYPCSAKQAVHYTEYRKLTMHAKCVIQNNDEAGIRPNKTYLALTNEVGGSLNLGYSEKDVRNYITSNLRCADGNAYVKEMISYFMRMKDINLNFFYAVDVDKTNKFKSVLWVDARCRASYEYYGDVESFDTTYSRNKHGLPFASFVGVNHYGKCTLLGCALLENEKIRSFE encoded by the exons ATGTCGATGGACCAAGCAATTTGTGAAGAAGCATTGTACATCACTATATATGATGATAGTGATCATTATAATTCTTGCAACGTTAATGTTCCGTCGCTTAGTGAAGATGACACACAACATGTGAACAAA tttagtttcaattgtttATTAGTTG GGGAAAGATCTATAAACGTTGTTCAATTAGAGGACGATGTAATGGCAGTGAATCATGAG TTATCCGATCACACTGAAATTCCAATAGAAGAAATCCTGTACGTAGGATTGAGAGTTGTTTCCTTGCAGCGGGCACAAGAGTTTTATTCTAATTATGTAGAAAAAGTTAGCTTCGTGACTAGGATTAGAAATACTAACTTTGACAAGACCAGAAAGGAATCAAAGATACCCATTAACCAATTGTTACACTGTAGTCATGAAGGTTATCGGGAATCTCGAGTGAAGGTAGCAACTCGGATAAAGAGAATAATAACAGCCAGATGCAAAGCAAGGATGTACATGATACTTGATAGGAAGAAGGATAATTGGATGGTGTCCAAATTAAAACTGAAGAACACTTATCCGTGTTCTGCCAAGCAAGCTGTGCATTACACTGAGTACAGAAAACTGACCATGCATGCCAAGTGTGTGATTCAGAACAACGATGAGGCTGGCATACGGCCCAACAAGACTTATCTCGCACTGACGAATGAGGTTGGTGGCTCGTTGAATTTGGGTTACTCAGAAAAGGACGTGAGGAACTACATTACGAGCAATCTGCGTTGTGCTGATGGAAACGCATATGTGAAGGAAATGATTAGCTATTTCATGCGAATGAAAGATATCAACCTGAATTTCTTTTATGCAGTTGATGTAGATAAAACTAACAAATTTAAAAGTGTGCTCTGGGTAGATGCAAGATGTAGGGCGTCTTATGAATATTATGGTGACGTAGAATCGTTTGATACAACGTACAGTAGAAACAA GCACGGACTTCCATTTGCATCTTTTGTTGGTGTCAACCATTACGGCAAGTGCACGCTGCTCGGATGCGCTTTGCTAGAAAATGAGAAAATTCGTAGCTTTGAGTGA